One region of Halohasta litchfieldiae genomic DNA includes:
- a CDS encoding DUF4212 domain-containing protein — protein sequence MEDTDTHGRSSEVSDGIETDGGMTDVERERQTEYLDVEINLLKPATPFMRDHLKIIWIGFAIWTFTTFGPITLTRIAPELMTSTMPVIGFPLHYFLIAIGAPSSALLLSVWYARKRDQIDEKYGITQMRAEEMGTTETTGSEDVAATDGGVDG from the coding sequence ATGGAAGATACTGACACGCACGGTCGTTCATCCGAGGTCTCCGACGGCATCGAAACGGATGGCGGCATGACGGATGTAGAACGAGAGCGACAAACAGAGTACCTCGACGTGGAGATCAATCTCCTCAAGCCGGCGACCCCGTTCATGCGGGATCATCTGAAGATTATTTGGATCGGGTTCGCGATCTGGACGTTCACCACGTTCGGCCCGATCACGCTGACCCGCATCGCGCCGGAGTTGATGACGTCGACGATGCCGGTAATCGGCTTCCCGCTGCACTACTTTTTGATTGCAATCGGTGCCCCATCGTCGGCGTTGCTGCTGTCGGTGTGGTACGCACGCAAACGCGACCAGATCGACGAGAAGTACGGCATCACCCAGATGCGCGCCGAGGAGATGGGGACGACAGAGACGACCGGCAGCGAGGACGTTGCGGCGACTGACGGGGGTGTCGACGGATGA